One genomic region from Pseudoduganella dura encodes:
- a CDS encoding cyclase family protein — protein MTRRFIDLSIFLENEVLSDPPPLAPKITYQKHTDTLHEFMAMIPGTTAEDYPDGEAAAAEWVTMTTHSGTHLDAPYHFHSTMDAKNGEKKASITIDEVPLEWCFQPGVKLDFRHFPDGYVATAEDVAAELDRIGHDLRPLDIVVVNTRAGSRYGHNDYVSAGCGMGYEATMYLLERGVRLTGTDAWSWDAPFSYTAKKIAETGNKALIWEGHKAGRDIGYCHLEKLHALETLPAHGFYISCFPHKVRRGSAGWTRAVAIVDDALLALPR, from the coding sequence ATGACCCGACGCTTCATCGACCTGTCCATCTTCCTCGAGAACGAGGTGCTGTCCGACCCGCCGCCGCTGGCGCCGAAGATCACTTATCAAAAACACACGGACACGCTGCACGAATTCATGGCGATGATTCCGGGCACCACCGCCGAGGATTACCCGGACGGCGAGGCCGCCGCCGCCGAGTGGGTGACGATGACGACGCACAGCGGCACGCACCTCGACGCGCCATACCATTTTCATTCGACGATGGACGCGAAGAATGGCGAGAAGAAGGCATCGATCACGATCGACGAAGTACCGCTGGAATGGTGTTTCCAGCCGGGCGTGAAGCTGGACTTCCGCCACTTCCCGGACGGGTACGTGGCCACGGCCGAGGACGTGGCCGCCGAGCTCGACCGCATCGGCCATGACCTGCGGCCGCTCGACATCGTCGTCGTCAATACCCGTGCCGGCAGCCGCTACGGCCACAACGACTACGTGTCCGCCGGCTGCGGCATGGGCTACGAAGCCACGATGTACCTGCTGGAGCGGGGCGTGCGGCTGACCGGCACCGACGCCTGGAGCTGGGATGCGCCGTTCTCGTACACGGCGAAGAAGATCGCCGAGACGGGCAACAAGGCGCTGATCTGGGAGGGACACAAGGCGGGACGCGATATCGGCTACTGCCACCTGGAGAAGCTGCACGCGCTGGAGACGCTGCCTGCGCACGGCTTCTACATCAGCTGCTTCCCGCACAAGGTGCGGCGCGGCTCGGCGGGGTGGACGCGCGCGGTCGCCATTGTCGATGATGCGTTGCTGGCGCTGCCGCGCTGA
- a CDS encoding muconate/chloromuconate family cycloisomerase encodes MISNIETFLVDVPTIRPHKLSVATMNTQTLVLVRIRCADGIEGWGEATTIGGLAYGEESPESIKANIDTHIAPLLAGMDASAVAKAMARVRKVIQGNRFAKCAIETALLDAQGRRLGVPVSELLGGRVRDSLPVAWTLASGDTAKDIAEAEKMLELRRHRIFKLKIGARSVNEDVAHVLAIKRALGDTASVRVDVNQAWSELQAMRGIAALQDGGVDLVEQPVRFDNRDAMRRLARRFDVAIMADESLHGPVDAYNIARTEGADVFAVKIAQSGGLVPAQQVAAVAQLAGIGLYGGTMLEGGIGTAATAQLCATFTDLSWDTELFGPLLLTEEVLREPLVYRDFMLQVPTGPGLGVAVDTDRLRFMCRK; translated from the coding sequence ATGATCTCGAACATTGAAACCTTCCTCGTGGACGTGCCCACGATCCGGCCGCACAAGCTGTCGGTGGCCACAATGAACACGCAGACGCTGGTACTGGTGCGCATCCGCTGCGCCGACGGCATCGAGGGCTGGGGCGAAGCCACCACGATCGGCGGCTTGGCCTACGGCGAGGAAAGCCCGGAAAGCATCAAGGCCAACATCGACACGCACATCGCGCCGCTGCTGGCCGGCATGGACGCAAGCGCCGTGGCGAAGGCGATGGCGAGGGTGCGCAAGGTCATCCAGGGCAACCGCTTCGCCAAGTGCGCGATCGAAACCGCGCTGCTCGACGCGCAGGGCCGCCGCCTCGGCGTGCCCGTCAGCGAACTGCTGGGCGGCCGGGTGCGCGACAGCCTGCCGGTGGCCTGGACGCTCGCATCCGGCGACACGGCGAAAGATATCGCGGAAGCCGAAAAGATGCTGGAACTGCGCCGCCACCGCATCTTCAAGCTCAAGATCGGCGCCCGCTCCGTCAATGAAGACGTGGCCCACGTGCTGGCCATCAAGCGCGCGCTGGGCGACACGGCCAGCGTGCGTGTCGACGTCAACCAGGCATGGAGCGAGCTGCAGGCGATGCGCGGCATCGCCGCGCTGCAGGATGGCGGCGTGGACCTGGTCGAGCAGCCGGTGCGTTTCGACAACCGCGACGCGATGCGCCGCCTGGCACGCCGCTTCGACGTGGCGATCATGGCCGACGAGTCGCTGCACGGCCCCGTCGATGCGTACAACATCGCCCGCACCGAAGGCGCCGACGTGTTCGCCGTGAAGATCGCGCAGTCCGGTGGCCTGGTACCGGCGCAGCAGGTGGCCGCGGTGGCGCAGCTGGCCGGCATCGGCCTGTACGGCGGCACGATGCTCGAAGGCGGCATCGGCACCGCGGCCACGGCTCAGCTGTGCGCCACGTTCACCGACCTGTCGTGGGATACCGAGCTGTTTGGCCCGCTGCTGCTGACGGAGGAAGTGCTGCGCGAGCCGCTGGTGTACCGCGACTTCATGCTGCAGGTGCCGACCGGGCCTGGCCTGGGCGTCGCCGTCGATACCGACAGGCTGCGCTTCATGTGCCGAAAGTGA
- the catA gene encoding catechol 1,2-dioxygenase: protein MTHNDIDKLVNSWIVESAIRPANPRVQAITVRLVSDLCKAIEDLDIQPNEFWKGIEYFSAAGAANELGLLTPGLGLERFMDIRADEADAKAGLEGGTPRTIEGPLYVAGAPVCQGSARLDDGTESDRAEVLFMQGTVYGEDGRPVPGAQVEVWHANLLGNYSHFDQTQSRFNLRRTIIADADGRYGFRTIMPKGYGCPPGGSTQTLLDLLGRHGQRPAHIHFFVSADCHRKLTTQINIDGDEYLWDDFAFASREGLVPPVVRVEDPAAIAARDLQKPFASIDFDFHLHADSAAAPATEVERSRAAA, encoded by the coding sequence ATGACGCACAACGACATCGACAAACTGGTCAACAGCTGGATCGTGGAATCGGCGATCCGCCCGGCCAACCCGCGCGTGCAGGCAATCACCGTGCGCCTGGTGAGCGACCTGTGCAAGGCGATCGAGGACCTGGACATCCAGCCCAACGAATTCTGGAAAGGCATCGAGTACTTCTCGGCCGCCGGCGCCGCCAACGAACTGGGCCTGCTGACGCCGGGCCTGGGCCTGGAACGCTTCATGGACATCCGCGCCGACGAAGCCGATGCGAAAGCCGGGCTGGAAGGCGGCACGCCGCGCACCATCGAGGGCCCGCTGTACGTGGCCGGCGCGCCGGTCTGCCAGGGCTCCGCCAGGCTCGACGACGGCACCGAGAGCGACCGGGCCGAAGTGCTGTTCATGCAGGGCACCGTGTATGGCGAAGACGGCCGGCCGGTTCCCGGCGCGCAGGTGGAAGTGTGGCACGCCAATTTGCTCGGCAATTACTCGCACTTCGACCAGACGCAGTCGCGGTTCAACCTGCGCCGCACGATCATCGCCGATGCCGATGGCCGCTACGGGTTCCGCACGATCATGCCGAAGGGCTACGGCTGCCCTCCGGGCGGCAGCACGCAGACGCTGCTCGACCTGCTGGGCCGCCACGGCCAGCGCCCCGCGCACATCCACTTCTTTGTTTCCGCGGACTGCCACCGCAAGCTGACCACGCAGATCAACATCGACGGCGACGAATACCTGTGGGACGACTTCGCGTTCGCCAGCCGCGAGGGCCTGGTGCCGCCGGTCGTGCGTGTAGAAGACCCTGCCGCCATCGCGGCAAGGGACCTGCAAAAACCGTTCGCGTCGATCGATTTCGATTTCCACCTGCAT
- a CDS encoding LysR family transcriptional regulator — MELRHLRYFVAVADEKNFTRAAERLSIAQPPLSRQIQQLEEELGVVLIEKGSRPLRLTEAGRFFHAHAQELLDKAQDLKAMTQRVGKIERKLSIGFVASTLYGLLPEIVRRFRERYQAVEINFHELTTLEQLKALKEGRIDVGFGRLKGEDAAIRRIVLREEPLIVALPVGHRLTRVPGPRKMSDLMDDPLIVYPKSPRPSFADQVLATFRERMLVPRQVIEVRELQIAIGLVGAGQGIAIVPDSLQGMIRTDVVYQGIDDRQAVSPIIFSTRAMDRAQELAGMLAVIYEIYDERGIAYVAESL, encoded by the coding sequence ATGGAACTGCGCCACCTGCGCTATTTCGTCGCCGTCGCCGACGAGAAAAACTTCACGCGCGCCGCCGAGCGGCTCAGCATCGCGCAGCCGCCGCTCTCCCGGCAGATCCAGCAACTGGAGGAGGAACTGGGTGTGGTGCTGATCGAGAAAGGCTCGCGGCCGCTGCGGCTGACCGAGGCCGGCCGGTTCTTCCACGCCCACGCGCAGGAGCTGCTCGACAAGGCGCAGGACCTGAAGGCGATGACGCAGCGGGTGGGCAAGATCGAGCGCAAGCTGTCGATCGGTTTCGTGGCATCGACGCTTTATGGTTTATTGCCGGAGATCGTGCGGCGCTTTCGCGAGCGGTACCAGGCCGTGGAAATCAATTTCCACGAGCTGACGACGCTGGAGCAATTGAAAGCCCTCAAGGAAGGCCGGATCGACGTCGGCTTCGGCCGGCTGAAGGGCGAGGACGCCGCGATCCGCCGCATCGTGCTGCGCGAGGAACCGCTGATCGTGGCTTTGCCCGTTGGCCACCGGCTCACGCGCGTGCCGGGGCCGCGCAAGATGTCGGACCTGATGGACGACCCGCTGATCGTCTACCCGAAATCGCCCCGCCCCAGCTTCGCCGACCAGGTGCTGGCCACGTTCCGCGAGCGGATGCTGGTGCCGCGGCAGGTGATCGAAGTGCGCGAACTGCAGATCGCCATCGGCCTGGTCGGCGCCGGCCAGGGCATCGCCATCGTGCCGGACAGCCTGCAGGGCATGATCCGCACGGACGTCGTCTACCAGGGCATCGACGACCGGCAGGCCGTCTCGCCGATCATCTTCAGCACCCGGGCGATGGACCGCGCGCAGGAGCTGGCGGGCATGCTCGCGGTGATCTACGAGATTTATGACGAGCGGGGAATTGCGTACGTGGCGGAGAGTTTATAG
- the catC gene encoding muconolactone Delta-isomerase encodes MLFHVRMDVQLPPAMPAEQAARLKADEKALAGRLQEEGKWRHLWRIAGQYANVSIFDVGGNEELHALLMSLPLFPYMKIDVTPLCRHPSSIRTTDL; translated from the coding sequence ATGCTGTTCCATGTCCGAATGGATGTCCAGCTGCCGCCGGCCATGCCGGCCGAGCAGGCCGCACGACTGAAGGCCGACGAGAAGGCGCTGGCAGGGCGCCTGCAGGAAGAGGGCAAGTGGCGCCACCTGTGGCGCATCGCGGGGCAATACGCCAACGTCAGCATCTTCGACGTGGGCGGCAACGAAGAGCTGCACGCGCTCCTGATGTCGCTGCCGCTGTTCCCCTACATGAAGATCGATGTCACGCCGCTGTGCCGGCACCCGTCCTCGATCCGCACCACCGATCTGTAA